One Sporomusaceae bacterium ACPt DNA window includes the following coding sequences:
- the bioB_3 gene encoding Biotin synthase gives MIDNAQRTSDAFIDDALIGKLLNDAKEKSQNKDYVRSILTKAREYHGLSAAEVAVLLEVTDPELETEMFAAASAVKQAIYGTRIVLFAPLYISSHCVNNCTYCGYRAGNSEQLRRRLTLDEIKEEVEILESLGHKRLAVEAGEDPVNCPIEYVVDAIRQIYSIKNGNGSIRRVNVNIAATTIEEYRMLKEAEIGTYILFQETYHRPTYAALHPTGPKKDYNWHTTAMDRAMQAGIDDVGIGVLYGLYDYKFETVAMFLHAEHLDKTYGVGPHTISVPRIRPASGMDLSKFPYLVSDEDFKKIVAVIRLAVPYTGMILSTRESSELRDELIKYGISQISAGSCTGVGGYHQVYKEHEPNAAAKGLQFEVGDNRSPNQVISMLCQQGFIPSYCTACYRQGRTGDRFMSLAKSGEIQNVCLPNALLTFKEYLLDYADPQTREIGEATIEKHLASIPLAATRTATANRLKEIESGVRDLYF, from the coding sequence ATGATTGACAATGCTCAACGTACCTCTGATGCGTTCATTGATGACGCCTTAATTGGCAAGCTGCTTAATGACGCAAAGGAAAAATCCCAAAACAAGGACTACGTGCGGTCAATACTGACCAAAGCCCGCGAATATCATGGCTTATCAGCCGCCGAAGTAGCCGTTCTGCTTGAAGTAACCGACCCTGAACTTGAAACCGAGATGTTTGCGGCAGCATCAGCGGTCAAGCAGGCCATTTACGGCACCCGGATTGTACTATTTGCACCTTTATATATTTCCAGCCACTGTGTAAATAACTGTACCTACTGCGGCTACCGCGCCGGCAACTCCGAGCAGCTTCGCCGCCGCCTGACACTTGACGAAATAAAAGAAGAAGTTGAGATATTGGAATCGCTGGGCCATAAGCGCCTGGCAGTCGAAGCCGGTGAAGACCCGGTCAATTGTCCGATTGAATATGTAGTAGATGCCATCCGGCAAATTTACAGCATCAAAAACGGTAACGGCAGTATTCGCCGGGTTAATGTCAATATCGCCGCCACCACGATTGAAGAATACCGCATGCTGAAAGAAGCGGAAATCGGCACCTACATCCTGTTCCAGGAAACATATCACCGCCCCACTTATGCTGCGTTGCATCCAACCGGACCCAAGAAAGACTACAACTGGCATACCACTGCCATGGACCGGGCTATGCAAGCCGGCATTGATGATGTCGGTATCGGTGTATTATACGGGCTGTATGACTATAAATTCGAAACTGTGGCCATGTTCCTCCACGCCGAACACCTTGATAAGACTTACGGGGTTGGCCCACACACCATTTCAGTGCCCCGCATCCGTCCGGCCAGTGGCATGGACTTATCCAAATTTCCGTATTTGGTCAGTGATGAAGACTTTAAAAAAATTGTTGCCGTCATTCGGCTGGCTGTCCCCTACACCGGCATGATTTTATCCACCCGCGAGTCATCTGAACTCAGGGATGAACTTATCAAATACGGTATATCCCAGATTAGCGCCGGTTCCTGCACCGGTGTTGGCGGCTACCATCAGGTTTATAAAGAGCACGAACCCAATGCCGCTGCTAAAGGTCTTCAGTTTGAAGTAGGTGATAACCGGTCGCCCAACCAAGTTATCAGTATGCTTTGTCAGCAAGGATTTATCCCCAGTTATTGCACAGCTTGCTACCGCCAAGGCCGCACCGGCGACAGGTTCATGAGTTTGGCTAAAAGCGGTGAAATCCAGAATGTTTGTTTGCCAAACGCCTTACTTACTTTCAAAGAATACCTGCTCGACTACGCCGACCCTCAGACAAGAGAAATAGGCGAAGCCACCATTGAAAAGCATTTGGCCTCTATACCGTTAGCTGCCACCAGGACAGCGACGGCAAACCGGTTAAAAGAGATCGAATCAGGTGTGAGAGACTTATATTTTTAA
- the pycA_2 gene encoding Pyruvate carboxylase yields the protein MKRIKTVLVANRGEIAIRVVRACHELGIRTVAIYSKEDLFSLHRFKADEAYLVGEGKKPVEAYLDIEGILAIAKANKVDAIHPGYGFLSENKDFARRCQEEGFIFIGPSLAHLDMFGDKINARFQAEQAGLPVIPGSNGPVGSLEEVKAFAARYGYPFIIKAIMGGGGRGMRIVRNQATLADGYHRAKSEAKASFGNDEVYVEKLLERPKHIEVQILGDQYGNIVHLYERDCSVQRRHQKVVEIAPSLSLSPELRQEICNAAVKLMKNVGYISAGTVEFLVTPDGNYYFIEVNPRIQVEHTITEMITGVDIVQSQILIADGYSLLDQEVNVPPQEKINCYGHAIQCRVTTEDPANNFMPDTGKISVYRSGGGFGIRLDAGNAYAGAVITPNYDSLLVKLSTWGLTHQSAIAKMLRSLNEFRIRGIKTNLAFLENVVKHDDFQAGTFDTTFIDTSPELFVFPERKDRATKLMRYLGEIAVNGIEGRSNREKTAFKPLRIPKAPTDDVPAGTKQILDQHGPAGVVEWIKQQNKVLLTDTTFRDAHQSLFATRVRTRDMLKIIDPTVRMWPEMFSMEMWGGATFDTAIRFLKEDPWNRLQLLRTKTPNILLQMLLRGSNAVGYTNYPDNVVTEFVKKSAAAGIDVFRIFDSLNWLKGMTVAIDAALATGKIVEPAICYTGDILDKCRSKYDLNYYINMAKELQKTGAHILCIKDMAGLLKPEAAYRLISALKDTVAMPIHLHMHDTSGNGIYTYARAIDAGVDIVDVALSSMAGLNSQPSANTLYFALQGHERQPQVNIESLNRLSKYWEDVREYYTSFETSSRFPNVEVYQHEMPGGQISNLEQQAKAVGLEDKWEEIKVMYRRVNDMFGDIVKVTPSSKIVGDMALYMVKNNLNEDDIYEQGESLNFPNSVVEFFQGQIGQPYQGFPRELQRIILKGKQPLKERPAELMEAVNFDQMQKNLTESLRRPVSEYEVLSYILYPNVFLDWQKFNKTYGDLSVLETPVFFYGIAPGEQISVELEAGKILVVKLVSVGDPQPDGTRIVSFEINGLPRDIEIKDRNIKVIVLDRPKVDANHPGHIGATMSGRILDILAEKGSLVKKGQSLMVTEAMKIETTINAPFDAKVKEIYVKTGDIVETGDLLIELVKQ from the coding sequence ATGAAAAGAATTAAAACTGTATTAGTAGCAAACCGTGGAGAAATTGCTATAAGAGTTGTTCGCGCCTGCCACGAGTTGGGTATTAGAACAGTAGCAATATACTCGAAGGAAGATCTCTTTTCACTCCACCGGTTTAAAGCAGACGAAGCCTATCTAGTCGGCGAAGGCAAAAAACCTGTTGAGGCCTATCTCGATATCGAAGGGATTTTAGCTATTGCCAAGGCGAATAAAGTTGACGCAATTCACCCAGGGTACGGTTTTCTTTCCGAAAATAAAGATTTCGCCAGACGCTGCCAGGAAGAAGGGTTTATCTTCATTGGCCCGTCGCTGGCCCACCTTGATATGTTCGGAGACAAAATTAATGCCCGGTTCCAGGCTGAACAGGCTGGCCTGCCGGTTATTCCGGGAAGCAACGGCCCGGTTGGCAGCCTTGAAGAAGTAAAAGCTTTTGCCGCCCGCTACGGCTATCCGTTTATTATAAAGGCAATTATGGGCGGCGGCGGCAGAGGTATGCGGATTGTACGCAATCAGGCAACACTGGCCGACGGCTACCATCGGGCCAAATCTGAAGCCAAAGCTTCGTTCGGCAATGATGAAGTTTATGTTGAAAAGTTGTTGGAAAGGCCCAAGCATATTGAAGTACAAATATTAGGCGATCAATACGGCAATATTGTTCATCTTTATGAAAGAGATTGTTCGGTGCAACGGCGCCACCAAAAAGTAGTTGAAATAGCCCCCAGTTTGTCGCTTTCCCCTGAACTTCGCCAGGAAATTTGCAACGCCGCCGTAAAATTAATGAAAAATGTCGGCTATATCAGTGCGGGAACAGTCGAATTTTTGGTTACTCCGGACGGCAACTATTATTTTATAGAAGTTAACCCGCGGATTCAGGTTGAACACACTATTACCGAAATGATAACCGGTGTTGATATCGTCCAATCCCAGATATTAATTGCCGATGGTTATAGCCTTCTGGACCAAGAAGTCAATGTGCCACCCCAGGAAAAAATTAATTGTTACGGTCATGCAATTCAATGCCGGGTCACTACCGAAGACCCTGCCAACAACTTTATGCCAGATACGGGAAAAATATCTGTTTACCGGAGTGGCGGCGGCTTCGGCATTCGCCTTGATGCCGGCAACGCCTATGCCGGGGCAGTTATTACCCCCAACTACGATTCACTGTTGGTAAAACTCTCCACCTGGGGTCTTACTCATCAAAGCGCCATCGCCAAAATGCTGCGCAGCCTTAACGAATTTAGAATCCGGGGCATTAAAACCAACCTGGCCTTTTTGGAAAATGTTGTTAAGCACGATGATTTCCAAGCCGGTACTTTTGATACAACCTTCATCGACACCTCTCCCGAATTATTTGTTTTTCCTGAACGCAAAGACCGCGCCACCAAGCTTATGCGGTATCTGGGCGAAATAGCGGTTAACGGCATTGAAGGCAGGTCAAACCGCGAGAAAACGGCTTTTAAACCCCTGCGTATCCCTAAAGCCCCTACCGATGATGTTCCCGCCGGTACCAAACAAATTTTGGATCAACATGGGCCTGCCGGCGTTGTTGAGTGGATAAAGCAGCAAAATAAAGTTTTACTAACCGATACTACGTTTCGCGATGCCCATCAATCACTATTTGCTACGCGGGTCCGTACGCGGGATATGCTGAAAATTATCGATCCCACAGTCCGCATGTGGCCGGAAATGTTTTCCATGGAAATGTGGGGCGGAGCCACTTTTGACACAGCCATACGTTTTCTGAAGGAAGACCCCTGGAACAGACTTCAACTGTTGCGGACAAAAACACCTAACATTCTATTGCAAATGTTGCTAAGAGGCTCCAACGCGGTGGGGTATACCAATTATCCTGATAATGTCGTTACCGAATTTGTTAAGAAATCAGCTGCCGCCGGTATCGACGTATTCCGGATATTCGACAGTCTCAACTGGCTTAAGGGTATGACGGTCGCTATTGATGCCGCCCTGGCCACAGGAAAAATTGTCGAGCCGGCTATTTGTTATACGGGAGATATCTTAGATAAATGCCGCAGCAAATATGACCTGAATTACTACATAAATATGGCTAAAGAACTACAGAAAACCGGGGCGCACATTCTGTGTATTAAGGACATGGCCGGGTTGCTTAAACCGGAAGCTGCTTACCGCTTAATTTCAGCACTCAAAGACACTGTTGCTATGCCAATCCATCTCCATATGCATGACACCAGCGGCAATGGAATTTACACTTACGCCCGGGCCATCGATGCCGGCGTTGATATTGTTGACGTAGCCCTGTCCTCTATGGCCGGACTTAACTCCCAACCAAGCGCCAATACTTTATATTTTGCCCTGCAAGGCCATGAGCGCCAGCCTCAGGTTAATATTGAATCCCTTAACCGCCTCTCCAAATATTGGGAGGACGTTCGCGAATATTACACCAGCTTTGAGACATCCTCGCGCTTTCCCAATGTCGAAGTTTACCAACATGAAATGCCTGGCGGTCAAATTAGCAATCTTGAACAGCAGGCAAAAGCTGTAGGCCTGGAAGATAAATGGGAAGAAATTAAAGTGATGTATCGCCGGGTAAATGATATGTTTGGCGATATCGTAAAAGTAACCCCATCTTCTAAAATTGTGGGTGACATGGCTTTATATATGGTAAAAAACAATCTTAACGAAGACGATATTTATGAGCAAGGCGAAAGCCTGAATTTTCCAAATTCGGTAGTTGAATTTTTCCAAGGTCAGATTGGGCAGCCGTATCAAGGTTTCCCCCGGGAACTGCAACGAATTATTCTAAAAGGGAAACAACCGCTTAAAGAACGTCCGGCCGAACTCATGGAAGCCGTTAACTTCGATCAGATGCAAAAAAATCTTACTGAATCACTTCGCCGGCCGGTATCTGAGTACGAGGTTTTATCCTACATCCTTTACCCGAACGTCTTCCTCGACTGGCAAAAATTCAATAAGACTTATGGTGACTTGTCCGTTCTTGAAACTCCGGTCTTCTTTTACGGTATAGCTCCCGGGGAGCAAATCAGCGTAGAACTTGAGGCTGGAAAGATTCTGGTTGTAAAACTGGTATCTGTCGGTGATCCGCAGCCTGACGGCACCAGAATCGTAAGCTTTGAAATCAATGGTTTACCGCGAGATATCGAAATCAAAGACCGTAATATTAAAGTAATCGTTTTGGACCGCCCGAAAGTTGATGCAAACCATCCCGGGCATATCGGCGCTACCATGTCCGGGCGGATTTTGGATATCCTTGCTGAAAAAGGCAGCCTGGTAAAAAAGGGGCAAAGTCTAATGGTGACAGAAGCCATGAAAATCGAAACAACAATTAATGCGCCATTTGACGCCAAAGTCAAAGAAATTTATGTAAAAACAGGCGATATCGTCGAAACAGGTGATTTATTGATAGAATTGGTTAAACAATAG